One Aegilops tauschii subsp. strangulata cultivar AL8/78 chromosome 7, Aet v6.0, whole genome shotgun sequence genomic window carries:
- the LOC141027562 gene encoding uncharacterized protein, producing the protein MQGVHISPLLFNLDIHALAGILDKARMAGHLPGVVGHLIPRGGVTHLQYAEDAMIMIEGLDLDIVNLKFLLLCFETMSGLKINFDKSMVVILGYSATEQQRIADNLNCRLATFHIGYLEMPMSDSKILLSAFDLLAGRVASWAEPWCGRFTSRGSKYVLISFNHASLPM; encoded by the coding sequence ATGCAAGGGGTCCatatttctcctctcctcttTAACCTCGACATCCATGCATTGGCAGGCATCCTGGACAAAGCTAGGATGGCCGGTCACCTGCCTGGGGTAGTGGGCCACTTGATCCCTAGGGGAGGTGTAACTCACCTACAATATGCAGAAGACGCCATGATTATGATAGAGGGGTTGGACCTTGACATCGTTAATCTTAAGTTCCTCCTCTTATGCTTCGAGACCATGTCGGGACTTAAGATCAACTTTGATAAAAGTATGGTCGTTATCCTGGGATACTCTGCAACCGAGCAGCAGCGGATCGCTGACAACTTAAACTGTAGGCTAGCGACATTCCACATTGGATACTTAGAGATGCCGATGTCTGACTCGAAGATTCTGCTGAGTGCGTTCGACCTGTTGGCGGGGCGAGTTGCGTCTTGGGCTGAGCCCTGGTGTGGGCGGTTCACTTCCAGGGGGAGTAAATATGTCCTTATAAGCTTTAACCACGCGAGCCTCCCCATGTAA